The region GGATCTCGTGATTCCTGGGCCTCCTTTACGTGGAATCTCTTCCCCCATTGCAACATCAATCACATAGATGGTTATGTCAGCCAGTTCTGGACTAAAGGTTGCAGCAAGATTGTCCCCGCCGCTTTCAATAAGAATTAGCTCCAGATCGGGGAACGCCTCGTTCAGGTCATCAATTGCGGCGAGATTGATAGACGCGTCTTCGCGAATGGCCGTGTGAGGACATCCCCCGGTTTCAACGCCTCGGACCCGGTCGAGTGGTAAAACCTGTTTCCGCATCAGATACTCAGCATCTTCTGATGTGTAGATATCATTAGTAATCACGGCCATGGAATGATCTGAGGCCATAGCCTTGCAGAGATATTCGGTAAGGGTCGTCTTGCCTGCGCCAACCGGACCGCCAATCCCAACGCGCAAGGGGCCATTTGTTTTCATGTCCGATAAATCCTTGTCGTCATGGTTTCGTGTTTCATGGAGGCCAGGTCAGCCAGAAAACAGATCCCGCCCAGATCGTTAAGGCTGGCGGTCAGAGCCTGATGTGAAATCCGGTCAATCCGGTCAAACAACGAGGCCAGCACTTTCTGGCCATCGGTTTGCCCTATGGGGACATGGCGCACGCCAGCCGCAATAATATTGGCGATAAAGCCATGCAGATAGAGTGGGAGAAGAGTATCCAGTGGAATACTCTGCTGGGCTGCTGCCTGACCTATGCAGACGGGCAATGGTGCGGGATCAAGCTCGAGACCCCAAACCTCATGTGTGACTTTGGCAAACGCAGTCCCCTGCGCCATGGTTTCCAGATGCAACTCGCGGCTGGCGGACAGAGCCTCGGTCAGTCTGGCCAGTTCTTTCAACTCTCTTGATGATCTCGCGCGAAAGGCGTGGCAAAGCAGTATCGCATCATTCCAGCCGCTTCCGCGCTCAAGAATATCAGTGAGCCAGAGGCGTAGTTCTTCGCCATTACGGACA is a window of Coralliovum pocilloporae DNA encoding:
- the ureG gene encoding urease accessory protein UreG is translated as MKTNGPLRVGIGGPVGAGKTTLTEYLCKAMASDHSMAVITNDIYTSEDAEYLMRKQVLPLDRVRGVETGGCPHTAIREDASINLAAIDDLNEAFPDLELILIESGGDNLAATFSPELADITIYVIDVAMGEEIPRKGGPGITRSDLLIVNKTSLAPHVGVSIDVMRRDADKQRKGKPVIFTDIRSGLGGSEIITELKTIGGL
- a CDS encoding urease accessory protein UreF; protein product: MSDQALHQLMAWLSPSYPIGAFSYSHGLEYAIEAENVRNGEELRLWLTDILERGSGWNDAILLCHAFRARSSRELKELARLTEALSASRELHLETMAQGTAFAKVTHEVWGLELDPAPLPVCIGQAAAQQSIPLDTLLPLYLHGFIANIIAAGVRHVPIGQTDGQKVLASLFDRIDRISHQALTASLNDLGGICFLADLASMKHETMTTRIYRT